The following coding sequences lie in one Salmo salar chromosome ssa13, Ssal_v3.1, whole genome shotgun sequence genomic window:
- the LOC106596780 gene encoding uncharacterized protein isoform X3, translated as MDRNDERIKRALRRRPYVLKPVRVNTPDSVLWPTGKVHRRPKPSTSVQTPQIHKRPPIIVSYGQDQTSGDGWSINPEPLSQSGRVTRLMERKYDVTSSSSSDDFSIYSFTDCESECDDEDHERRTPPLKVEDGKVTKLDVRVMDEDDDLSLHSFDESDFLSPGKDSSPVSVKNGLSPLVTSAHRNLAEALRALPSAVGSPYPVNVPRPLTPLSPVIIAPPRTENFPYRHSPRMAPITNLSESGRKLLQEMAGVAPQVRGNTRREYCPKGRSIRKTRARPKK; from the exons ATGGACCGTAATGATGAGAGAATCAAAAGAGCTTTAAGACGCCGCCCTTATGTG TTGAAACCAGTGAGGGTGAACACCCCTGATTCCGTGTTGTGGCCAACCGGCAAGGTGCACAGAAGGCCAAAGCCT TCTACTTCAGTGCAGACCCCTCAGATCCACAAAAGGCCT CCAATCATTGTGAGCTATGGGCAGGACCAAACATCTGGGGATGGATGGAGCATCAATCCAGAGCCTCTCAGCCAG tctGGAAGGGTGACTCGGCTGATGGAGAGAAAATATGATGTGACCTCATCCTCCAGTTCTGATGACTTTTCCATCTACTCCTTCACTGACTGTGAATCGGAG TGTGATGATGAGGATCATGAAAGGAGGACACCACCGCTGAAAGTTGAGGATGGAAAGGTGACCAAGCTTGACGTGAGGGTTATGGACGAGGATGATgatctgtctctccactccttcgATGAGTCAGACTTCCTG AGCCCAGGGAAGGACTCAAGTCCTGTATCTGTCAAGAATGGTCTCTCTCCTCTTGTGACCTCAGCACACCGGAACCTGGCTGAAGCCCTACGGGCCCTGCCCTCTGCTGTAGGCTCTCCCTACCCAGTAAATGTCCCAAGGCCTCTGACTCCTCTCAGCCCTGTCATTATCGCTCCGCCCCGAACAGAGAACTTCCCATACCGCCACAGCCCTCGCATGGCTCCCATCACCAACCTGAGCGAGTCCGGCAGGAAGCTGCTCCAGGAAATGGCTGGAGTGGCCCCACAGGTGAGAGGAAATACAAGAAGGGAATATTGTCC GAAGGGAAGGTCAATAAGAAAAACAAGGGCAAGGCCAAAAAAGTAG
- the LOC106596780 gene encoding uncharacterized protein isoform X2 codes for MDRNDERIKRALRRRPYVLKPVRVNTPDSVLWPTGKVHRRPKPSTSVQTPQIHKRPPIIVSYGQDQTSGDGWSINPEPLSQSGRVTRLMERKYDVTSSSSSDDFSIYSFTDCESECDDEDHERRTPPLKVEDGKVTKLDVRVMDEDDDLSLHSFDESDFLSPGKDSSPVSVKNGLSPLVTSAHRNLAEALRALPSAVGSPYPVNVPRPLTPLSPVIIAPPRTENFPYRHSPRMAPITNLSESGRKLLQEMAGVAPQEGKVNKKNKGKAKKVVKQEKASKMQQMGNVGESKEEDKKEEKKRGKR; via the exons ATGGACCGTAATGATGAGAGAATCAAAAGAGCTTTAAGACGCCGCCCTTATGTG TTGAAACCAGTGAGGGTGAACACCCCTGATTCCGTGTTGTGGCCAACCGGCAAGGTGCACAGAAGGCCAAAGCCT TCTACTTCAGTGCAGACCCCTCAGATCCACAAAAGGCCT CCAATCATTGTGAGCTATGGGCAGGACCAAACATCTGGGGATGGATGGAGCATCAATCCAGAGCCTCTCAGCCAG tctGGAAGGGTGACTCGGCTGATGGAGAGAAAATATGATGTGACCTCATCCTCCAGTTCTGATGACTTTTCCATCTACTCCTTCACTGACTGTGAATCGGAG TGTGATGATGAGGATCATGAAAGGAGGACACCACCGCTGAAAGTTGAGGATGGAAAGGTGACCAAGCTTGACGTGAGGGTTATGGACGAGGATGATgatctgtctctccactccttcgATGAGTCAGACTTCCTG AGCCCAGGGAAGGACTCAAGTCCTGTATCTGTCAAGAATGGTCTCTCTCCTCTTGTGACCTCAGCACACCGGAACCTGGCTGAAGCCCTACGGGCCCTGCCCTCTGCTGTAGGCTCTCCCTACCCAGTAAATGTCCCAAGGCCTCTGACTCCTCTCAGCCCTGTCATTATCGCTCCGCCCCGAACAGAGAACTTCCCATACCGCCACAGCCCTCGCATGGCTCCCATCACCAACCTGAGCGAGTCCGGCAGGAAGCTGCTCCAGGAAATGGCTGGAGTGGCCCCACAG GAAGGGAAGGTCAATAAGAAAAACAAGGGCAAGGCCAAAAAAGTAGTGAAGCAAGAGAAGGCCAGTAAGATGCAACAGATGGGAAATGTTGGAGAAAGTAAGGAGGAGGACAAGAAAGAGGAaaagaagagggggaagaggtga
- the LOC106596780 gene encoding uncharacterized protein isoform X1 encodes MDRNDERIKRALRRRPYVLKPVRVNTPDSVLWPTGKVHRRPKPSTSVQTPQIHKRPPIIVSYGQDQTSGDGWSINPEPLSQSGRVTRLMERKYDVTSSSSSDDFSIYSFTDCESECDDEDHERRTPPLKVEDGKVTKLDVRVMDEDDDLSLHSFDESDFLSPGKDSSPVSVKNGLSPLVTSAHRNLAEALRALPSAVGSPYPVNVPRPLTPLSPVIIAPPRTENFPYRHSPRMAPITNLSESGRKLLQEMAGVAPQVSSVAAAQTEMFKEIMANYYFYPHTHTHTHTHTHTHTHTHTHTHTHILSIGYSYNTHKRNFRDRNYD; translated from the exons ATGGACCGTAATGATGAGAGAATCAAAAGAGCTTTAAGACGCCGCCCTTATGTG TTGAAACCAGTGAGGGTGAACACCCCTGATTCCGTGTTGTGGCCAACCGGCAAGGTGCACAGAAGGCCAAAGCCT TCTACTTCAGTGCAGACCCCTCAGATCCACAAAAGGCCT CCAATCATTGTGAGCTATGGGCAGGACCAAACATCTGGGGATGGATGGAGCATCAATCCAGAGCCTCTCAGCCAG tctGGAAGGGTGACTCGGCTGATGGAGAGAAAATATGATGTGACCTCATCCTCCAGTTCTGATGACTTTTCCATCTACTCCTTCACTGACTGTGAATCGGAG TGTGATGATGAGGATCATGAAAGGAGGACACCACCGCTGAAAGTTGAGGATGGAAAGGTGACCAAGCTTGACGTGAGGGTTATGGACGAGGATGATgatctgtctctccactccttcgATGAGTCAGACTTCCTG AGCCCAGGGAAGGACTCAAGTCCTGTATCTGTCAAGAATGGTCTCTCTCCTCTTGTGACCTCAGCACACCGGAACCTGGCTGAAGCCCTACGGGCCCTGCCCTCTGCTGTAGGCTCTCCCTACCCAGTAAATGTCCCAAGGCCTCTGACTCCTCTCAGCCCTGTCATTATCGCTCCGCCCCGAACAGAGAACTTCCCATACCGCCACAGCCCTCGCATGGCTCCCATCACCAACCTGAGCGAGTCCGGCAGGAAGCTGCTCCAGGAAATGGCTGGAGTGGCCCCACAG GTTTCTTCAGTGGCCGCTGCCCAAACTGAGATGTTCAAAGAAATAATGGCAAACTATTacttctacccacacacacacacacacacacacacacacacacacacacacacacacacacacacacacacacacacacacattttgagtATTGGTTATtcttacaacacacacaaacgtaaTTTCAGAGACAGGAATTATGATTAG